Within the Eleginops maclovinus isolate JMC-PN-2008 ecotype Puerto Natales chromosome 13, JC_Emac_rtc_rv5, whole genome shotgun sequence genome, the region TGATTGTTCTGCTGAACCGCTCATATTGCTTAGTATACATTTAGAACACACATGGCATACAGAACAGGCAGCACACACAGATAACCAGAGAAAGACGTTTCAAACATGGAGGGGTCGCCTCTGCACATCTGCCCGTGTTGCTTGGGTGGATGGGGAAGCAGGGGGGCCCATGAGACCGGGATTGATATTGTTCTtccctctctgacacacactcagctgTAGCAGTGGACGGATCACTTCGTCTTACTGGAGCTGCGGGTGAGCCTCGTCTCCACAATCCCTTTCATCCATTTGTTGaaaggttggggggggggggggttagattGTCACCAGGAGACCAGCGGAGGAGAAGAGGGGTCCCTGCTTCCATTATGACAAAATACTGCAGCATCCACAATAAAGACGACAAAGAGCTTCCCTTCATTATTAAGGACCAACCTTTGTACAACTTGGGTCCTATTTTAATAGTTTGGGCCatcaatttaataataataacaattaaatcCCAAAAGCAGTGTTGCAAGTACTGAGTCTTGAACCCtttaatgagtcagcattttaacacGTCTGGTTTGCTCATCTTGAAGTCGATGTTTTCTTTGATGAGTTTTTGGTTTGATTCCCCTCTGCGTTGAGAGATTTGGTTCCACAACACAAAATTGGTCAGTAAATTCCTCACTGGTGTATGTCTGAAGCtttaaatctaatctaatgttTCAACTATTAtaatgttaatatgtggagattatcctacTGGACAAAATTGACGAGTATCAAAACACATGAACTTGTTTTCTGCAATTTTCCAAATCCAAcggaaaaatcccattgtttttGTCAAGGTAGCCATGTGATGCTTACTTCCGGGCCATCGTACAAATATACATCATCCCTGCCCCACTCTGTAGCTTCCACAGTCCCTATATGTAGAATAATAATGGTTCATAACACACTATAATGTATTTGACACAGCTATAAGCGCTGACTGCTGTACAGTATTAATCAGCAGTTTAAATTTTGGTCTCACTTTTTTACGCCCAGGTCTATAATCCCTTTCTTCTCACTTCTTGACATATTGTGTTGGGGGGGTCATAGTGTATACTAATTCTCAAAGTTGACACTTTACAACCGTGCACAGATATATTGCCATTCACTAGGTTTGTACAGCAGCTCCAGCTTACATGGGCCCACAGGGGCAGTAAATGCATAATAAACAGTAAATCTGCTAACGTAAACAATATAGTCTGTTATAAACCCTCCATTAAATGTTGCCTAGTGCTGTTATGTGTTGTTTGGTTGAAGCTGTggctctgcactgcattattCTCATTCTTTCACAGTTTGCAGTAGACAAATGTTCTATTTAATACAATTTTCAGATATATTTGAACCTTAAGGATAAAAAGTAATatgacaaaatataaacataactgCAAAATAGGCTAACACGTGAAGGTTGTTACCAATGTTACCATACAAACAATGGCCAAGCCTAAGAAAATAAGACCCAAGCTATAATAACCAGAATTGTCCTTTCACTATCATCACTTGTTATACACATAAACCCACAATGACATTACTCTGCATAAGTATTAAGatgtaacatactgtacatcactGCCATGCATTGCATTTGGAGTATGGGACCTCATCGGAGGAAAACAATTCCCATAGTAATATACCACTTGCATTTGTCAGGAGATGTCAGCACTTCATTGACTCAGGTCCAGGTAGTTTGGTTCGGAGTTGTTTGCACAGTGAAACCCATCGCCCTTCTATCTCTGCAGCACACTGTGTCCTAGAAACGGTCGAACCCAGCTTTGCTTTGAGAAACAAGTTCAAACCTGGCATTGCTGCCAACCCCAAACTGCAGAAGTAAACAGTGTGTCAAACTGTTTTGCTGATCTGTGACAGTGCAGagcctgcttttttttcttcaattatATAAAACATCTGGCGAATCAGATTGGAAGCCAAGACTGTAACCTCTGCATATCAATATTCCACAGAAGATTGCGAAAGTGCTCTAGTGTTGGAAGATCCTGTGAGAAAGACTCTACTCCTTATGATCCAGGGCTCATTGCTTCTGCCCCATACTAAATAAGTCAAAATTATCCTCAGGAAGATATCACGATGGTTGTGTTTTGTATCCAGAGTTCCCCTTTAGGACCATAAAAAGCAGCCGATCACTGGAAAGGCCCGGATCCAAAACTCTTATCCCACTGCACACACTGCTGTTCCAGCTGCCCCAGCAGCCGGTCCACCGAGTCCTCCTTGTTCTCCAGCTTCAGGTACCGCCTCCCGCCGCCCAGGTCCAGCCGAGGCCAGCTTCGGTGAGTTTGCTCCTCTGTGGTGTCCACTACCGCCCAAGGGATGTTCACGCAAACCTGTGAGGAAGTCTCTCTTCCTGAGACCACCTGTTGAtttatctccccctcctctccaccctCCAGACGCACAGTCGGAACTGTGTACGGGTTAGTCCTGTAGCTCATACTGTGGCAGCGTCTCAGCTGCGTGGCGTGGTTTTCCAACTCCTCCAGTGTGGACATGGAGCTGGCCGACTGCAGAAAGTTGGTGACGAGCGGGCGAGTGAAGCTGGAACCATCCTCAGCTCCGGACTGCGAATTCAAATCAGTCTGACTGGAGTTACAGGAGttagagggggaggaggtgagggaaGACGGATGCTCTGACTCCTGGTGGTGGAGGGCTTCTGTCTGGAGGACCTCCTGCTGCTGGTAGATGCCCTCCGCCTGGTCTTCCTGTTCTGCATGGGGTCTGGTCCGCAGCAGGGGCTCAGAACTGGTGaactgctgcacacagaggaTGTTGAGGTGGGCGGCGGGTAAACTGCTCAGCCACTCATAGTGTCTGGACATGGAGTTGGCTACAGCAATGTCTTTGAGGTCCGCTGAGGGGACGACCGCGGAGACGGAGCAGATCACGCTGTGCATCTGAGCCAGCAGCATCTGCGTCTCCCGGTCCCGGTTCTCGTACAGGACAGTGTTGGCACATATGAGGATGAAGAGGCCCACCCCCATGATTACGGGCCCCAGCAGCTTCATCCGCTCACTGTGGATGAAGCTGGCTGTGGAGAGGAGGCTCTTGGCTCCCAGACTCCAGCCAGAACTCTGCGACTCAGAGATACCGTCCCCTTCTGCGGCTCCCAGGAGGGGCACCCTGGATATCCGGTAGGGCCAGTACCCCACCACAGCCAGCGCCGTGCCAACAACCACCACGATGACCCCCAGCACCAGGAAGGCTCCAGGTATGGAGCGGATGCGAAGCTTGCCTCGAATCACCCCGTCCTTCTTCTTTTGGCTGCGTAGGGTGAAGCGGCGCTTGCATCGGCCGGGAGAAGATGGTGCGACACCTTGGGCCTTCTCGGACTTCATGGTCGGGTCTGTCCAGAGCTCCTGCTGCACCCCCGTCAGATGCCTAGTGAGGGAGGACATTTCATTAGTTAATGAAGGTCTGACATCAACATGCATCGTGCATCAAAAACATTAGTCTTTATCTAAGGATACAAGATCAGTTGTTAAATGCCTAATGGATAAAAACAATTATGTAAATGAATTACCTTAATATACCAGAATCCGAATCACTTTTactgccaagtaggtttacacataatTGATCttacacttaattaaaagtaataataccGCATTGTAGAAATACTCTATAACAAGTAAACGTCCTGCATTCagaatgttacttaagtaaaattacaaaagtattagtATCAAACTATAATTAGGTACCAAATCTAAATGTactcaaaataatatatattataacacTGCTTTATAATTGGTGATGCATTCACGTGTCTATCACATTAACTTTGCAGCAGTAAATGATGAGACTGAATCGTGCCAGGGAACTGCCAGGTTTCTCCATCTAAAATATTACATCATAATGTGTTAGTatagtacaagtacctcaaaaatgtACTAAAACAGTGCGAACCCTTCTCCCTATTGGCTACCACAGCCTCAGGCAAAAAGAAGGCCGTCTCCTCATTGGTCAGTTTTGATAAAAAGCCAACTGTCAGtcactcaagtacagtacttaagtaaatgtacttagttactttccaacTCTGGTAAATGGTGCATTCAAAGACACAGCAAGAAGAAtaggtttttttaaagaagggagcaaagaaaaagtacaaatttcaaagttatttttaaaagtattttaaagacTATTGtaagaaactaaaaataaagacaatatttacataaaatataaatatgtaataaacaaaaataataaaatgaaaatgaaatgaaaagggcGGCTCAAGAGGTAGAGTGAGTACTTATGTGTACAGTCTCCAGTAGTGTCCTCGGGCAAGATAGTggaccccaaattgctcctgaaAAGGCATCAGTGTGTACGTCTTATTGAGccttacattaaaataaatggggATCAAACCGCTGATCTTTATATTGGCGGGGACCTGCCCCCCCCTCTTTGCAGCAGCACAGCTACGCAGGAACAGAGACGAGGAGCAGTTTAGCACTTTGTACTGCAGTCATGCCATcagtgtataaatgtgtgtgtgaatatttagCCAAATTTGGTCCAGAAGCGCTTCGAGACGCTGGAAGAAAAGACAGACGCTACATGTGTAAAAATCCAGCCATGATCATTTAGAAATGGATATAATAGAAAGGTTTGGCTAATTTGAAACTAATGCACAGACACTCTGACTCACAGAAAGCTAATGCATTCAAAGAATTTGTCCTTTTGAGTTTTATCTTAAAGGTTGAATGCTCCCATTGTAAgtcgctctggataaaagcatcagctacaTTTATTGCAATGTATTGTAATACTGAGGGAGTGGAGAGACAACGTTTCACAGAATCCttcttttgtttaaatatgttctcttcttattgttgtttttgatctGGAATGGGGAACACCCCTTGTTATACTTTAgtgttgttaaaatgtaatgtagtattaaaaccaaataaaggaaaagatGTCAGAAGCTAACTTCCTATGACGGCTGCAGTCTTAAAGATCTCTCTGACCTAAAATGACTCCTGATCCTGAggtgttcaaacagctcttgtCATTTCacgatataaaaaaaaaagaatgatttcTATCTCTCTGCATTCAATGGTCCCAGTGTAAGAACTGCTTTATATTCAGGTTTAGGAAGAAACAGATTACTTTGAACAGGATTGTGTAATCAGGATGCATAAAAAGATAACTGGATTAGTAGCAGGGTTCAAATGTTAcaatacatgttaaaataaagaacGATATATTATAGGTATAAATATTGCCTGAGTTTactttttggttttcatttaggCTTCTGtcattcttctttattttaaatatattttatggtAAGTGATTTAATgaacaaaatgatttaatgagTGTTTAATATCAATCCATGAGAGAAAGAGGCCCTTTTCTGCTTTTAGGggttctccctctcctgtagtgtgcaTGGAAATGGtcggcaaaggctaaaatccctgtgtgaGGGactgtcacccccccccccccccccccagaaaaCGCCTCTATTGGAATCCtatgtttacttctgtaacacagtgacatcactacgtaacactcccgctcctattggctagcgctccaacacattgtatgtgataggctaagacatgggacatctctaagcggttgaccaataacaacagagccggccagccaaccaatcacagcagactgggctctggtttcagacagagggtgaaaagaggagctgcagcacagacagtatgagaaaagtaaagagctttctgaacattaaagcatggagacatgtcccagga harbors:
- the tmem200b gene encoding transmembrane protein 200A, with the protein product MKSEKAQGVAPSSPGRCKRRFTLRSQKKKDGVIRGKLRIRSIPGAFLVLGVIVVVVGTALAVVGYWPYRISRVPLLGAAEGDGISESQSSGWSLGAKSLLSTASFIHSERMKLLGPVIMGVGLFILICANTVLYENRDRETQMLLAQMHSVICSVSAVVPSADLKDIAVANSMSRHYEWLSSLPAAHLNILCVQQFTSSEPLLRTRPHAEQEDQAEGIYQQQEVLQTEALHHQESEHPSSLTSSPSNSCNSSQTDLNSQSGAEDGSSFTRPLVTNFLQSASSMSTLEELENHATQLRRCHSMSYRTNPYTVPTVRLEGGEEGEINQQVVSGRETSSQVCVNIPWAVVDTTEEQTHRSWPRLDLGGGRRYLKLENKEDSVDRLLGQLEQQCVQWDKSFGSGPFQ